One window of the Lactobacillus sp. PV034 genome contains the following:
- a CDS encoding LrgB family protein — protein METTIVNNLSLPITGVLISLMVYLIGIGLTKASHGFFLFNPLFFGILLGIAIIYLWSKGIGRNPSYVYHKFYLPGGDIITWFIKPATVAFAIPIYRVNYLVKKYWFDILIICFLGGFIAIFLIQHLCALLGISEVSTASLMPQAAATAVAMPISEGVGGIGAVTAMACIINSVIIYAGSTYLIKALRLDKISPIATGLALGSSGHTIGSVEALSLGEVQGAMAGVAVLVTSLSMDILIPLYMKLFM, from the coding sequence ATGGAAACCACAATCGTTAATAATCTTTCCCTGCCAATTACGGGGGTATTAATTTCTTTAATGGTTTACTTAATCGGAATTGGACTTACAAAGGCTAGTCATGGCTTCTTTTTATTTAACCCCTTATTTTTCGGAATATTATTAGGTATTGCGATTATCTATCTTTGGTCTAAGGGAATTGGTAGAAATCCATCTTATGTCTACCATAAATTTTATTTACCTGGTGGAGATATTATTACTTGGTTTATTAAGCCCGCAACGGTTGCCTTTGCTATTCCAATTTATCGGGTCAATTATTTAGTTAAGAAATATTGGTTTGATATTTTAATCATTTGTTTTTTAGGTGGATTTATTGCCATCTTCTTAATTCAACATCTCTGTGCCTTATTAGGAATTTCTGAAGTTTCAACAGCTTCCTTAATGCCACAAGCTGCAGCTACTGCAGTAGCAATGCCAATTTCTGAAGGTGTTGGCGGAATTGGTGCGGTTACTGCTATGGCATGTATTATTAACTCTGTTATTATTTATGCTGGCTCAACTTATTTAATTAAGGCCCTACGTTTAGATAAGATTTCTCCAATTGCTACTGGATTAGCACTTGGTTCATCTGGTCATACTATCGGCTCAGTTGAAGCTCTTTCTTTAGGTGAAGTTCAAGGAGCGATGGCGGGAGTAGCTGTTTTGGTTACTTCATTATCAATGGATATTTTGATTCCGCTTTATATGAAACTTTTTATGTAA
- a CDS encoding CidA/LrgA family protein gives MNNDKKVEKEKKESNAPSMLVQWGIFGVILFFAQIISDLFPKSFVVPAPLMGMIILYILLATHVIKLPMVEKAGDAMLSILPFLFIPSGIQLIDHMDLIKKEGIKVFIIAIVSTLIILASIAYVGALVMKIHHRIRRRTPSNKEGECNK, from the coding sequence ATGAATAATGACAAAAAAGTAGAAAAAGAAAAGAAAGAGTCAAATGCACCAAGTATGTTAGTTCAATGGGGAATTTTTGGAGTAATTTTGTTTTTCGCACAAATTATTTCTGATTTGTTCCCTAAGTCATTTGTGGTGCCCGCACCTTTGATGGGGATGATTATTCTCTATATTTTACTGGCAACCCATGTTATCAAGCTCCCGATGGTAGAAAAGGCTGGGGATGCGATGCTGTCGATCCTGCCTTTCTTATTTATTCCTTCTGGAATTCAATTGATTGATCACATGGATTTAATTAAAAAAGAAGGAATTAAAGTATTTATTATTGCAATTGTTTCTACTTTAATAATCCTTGCGTCAATTGCTTATGTGGGTGCTTTGGTAATGAAGATACATCATCGGATTCGTCGTCGTACACCAAGTAATAAGGAAGGAGAGTGTAACAAGTAA
- the pepT gene encoding peptidase T produces MKAIEQDYLEKKFIEYAKLNTRSEMESTNVPSTSRQIVLLKKLIQELKSLSVKEVSYSEEDAYVVGRIPSNVAQEVAPIGFVAHVDTADFNAEKIKPQVYRNYNGEDINLGHGYTLSRKEFPSLNKVLGQTLITTSGDTLLGADDKAGITGLLGMVKYLKENPDFKHGEIWVAFGPDEEIGKGAARFNIERFPVEFAYTLDNGNPGDITYETFNAASARIKIKGTVVHPGEAYGLMVNATLIANEFINQLPSDFVPEKSKDYQGFILVLSNESNVDHAQIDLIIRSFDTEEFKAKKQLVKNLVNTLNNKYGEDRVSLEMHDQYHSPGDEIKKHPYVVNLAKHAYEKLGLPINYVPFRGGTDGDFITEKGIPTPNLFNGGANFHGRYEYVTVENMALLAKTLLTIANLHVDLDKKRDNTPLRRK; encoded by the coding sequence ATGAAAGCAATTGAACAAGACTATCTCGAAAAGAAGTTTATTGAGTACGCTAAATTAAATACTAGATCAGAGATGGAATCAACTAATGTTCCTTCAACGTCTCGGCAAATAGTTTTATTAAAAAAGTTAATCCAGGAACTAAAGTCTTTAAGTGTTAAGGAGGTTTCTTACTCAGAAGAAGATGCTTATGTAGTAGGAAGAATTCCTAGTAATGTAGCACAAGAGGTAGCTCCGATTGGCTTTGTCGCTCATGTGGATACAGCGGATTTTAATGCGGAAAAGATTAAGCCACAAGTTTATCGTAATTATAACGGAGAAGATATTAATCTTGGACATGGGTATACCCTATCTAGGAAAGAATTTCCTTCTTTAAATAAGGTACTTGGACAAACTCTGATTACTACTTCAGGAGATACGTTATTAGGTGCTGATGATAAAGCTGGAATAACTGGACTCCTAGGGATGGTAAAGTACTTAAAAGAAAATCCTGACTTTAAGCATGGTGAAATCTGGGTTGCTTTTGGACCTGATGAAGAAATTGGTAAAGGAGCAGCTAGATTCAATATCGAAAGATTTCCAGTTGAGTTTGCTTATACCTTAGATAATGGAAATCCAGGAGATATCACTTATGAAACATTTAATGCAGCAAGTGCAAGAATTAAAATTAAAGGGACAGTAGTTCATCCAGGAGAAGCATATGGTTTGATGGTTAATGCAACTTTGATTGCCAATGAATTCATTAATCAATTACCAAGTGACTTTGTTCCAGAAAAAAGTAAGGACTACCAAGGCTTTATTTTAGTTTTATCAAATGAAAGTAATGTTGATCATGCACAAATTGATTTAATTATTCGTAGCTTTGATACTGAAGAATTTAAAGCAAAAAAGCAATTGGTTAAAAATCTTGTTAATACTTTGAATAATAAATATGGTGAAGATCGCGTTAGTTTAGAAATGCATGATCAATATCATTCACCCGGTGATGAAATTAAGAAACATCCATATGTTGTCAATCTTGCTAAACATGCTTATGAAAAATTAGGGTTGCCAATTAATTATGTTCCTTTTAGAGGAGGAACAGATGGCGACTTTATTACGGAAAAGGGCATTCCTACTCCTAATCTATTTAATGGTGGAGCTAATTTTCATGGCAGGTATGAATATGTAACCGTAGAAAATATGGCTTTGTTAGCAAAAACCTTATTAACGATTGCTAATCTACATGTTGACTTAGATAAAAAGAGAGATAATACGCCTTTAAGAAGAAAATAA
- a CDS encoding YoaK family protein, translating to MRLVAKIRGLFTEKKPSESRLLACALTFSGGFVDCYTFVQRGHTLSAEQTANVIFFGESLVNDNLEGMFTRGSTFFAFSIGLLTVGLFHKYIKSNYWRVFCLFPILLVCIIVGFLPSTVPNYLIVPAISFSLALQNASFSKIEGMNYSNAFTTGNLSNSVIAWSAYFFGAEKVKGTAARNYMWLVIAFALGAIVSACLQTVMHLRTILLGALIITIINLTYIWMLNRRKSFSFKGNK from the coding sequence GTGAGATTAGTAGCAAAAATTAGGGGACTTTTTACTGAAAAAAAGCCGTCTGAATCCCGTCTTCTTGCTTGTGCGCTAACTTTTTCTGGGGGCTTTGTTGACTGTTATACTTTTGTGCAACGGGGTCACACCTTATCTGCAGAACAAACAGCCAATGTAATCTTTTTTGGGGAATCTTTAGTAAATGATAACCTGGAGGGAATGTTTACTAGAGGTTCAACTTTCTTTGCCTTTTCGATTGGTTTGTTAACTGTAGGTCTTTTTCATAAGTATATTAAGAGTAATTATTGGCGTGTTTTTTGTTTATTTCCAATCTTATTAGTCTGTATAATTGTTGGATTCTTACCATCTACTGTACCTAATTATCTGATCGTGCCTGCGATTTCATTTTCCCTTGCCTTACAAAATGCTTCTTTTAGTAAGATTGAAGGAATGAATTATAGTAATGCTTTTACTACAGGTAACTTAAGTAATTCAGTTATTGCTTGGTCAGCTTATTTCTTTGGAGCAGAGAAGGTAAAAGGGACAGCTGCCCGCAACTATATGTGGTTGGTAATTGCCTTTGCTTTAGGTGCAATTGTTTCTGCATGTTTACAGACAGTAATGCATTTAAGAACAATTTTATTAGGAGCTCTTATTATTACAATTATCAACTTAACTTATATTTGGATGTTAAACCGAAGAAAGTCATTTAGTTTTAAGGGAAATAAGTAG
- a CDS encoding YoaK family protein, with the protein MDLKKLFNENKPSESRLLASALTFSGGFVDAYTYIQRGHTLSAGQTGNVIFFANSLAQGNVRGMLTRGTTFLAFSIGLLVVGLFHKYVKNNFWRVFCLFPILIICAIVGFLPKEFPNYYIVPAIAFCMAIQNASFSKIEGLGYNNVFTTGNLKKSMVAWSAYFFGEDKTKYNAAVNYMWLVIAFAVGAIVSALLQNYFYLRTIWFGVVILGIINIVYISLLMKRRKFNLNNKE; encoded by the coding sequence GTGGACTTAAAAAAATTATTTAATGAAAATAAACCATCAGAATCACGTCTTCTTGCAAGTGCCTTAACCTTTTCTGGAGGTTTTGTTGATGCCTATACTTATATTCAACGAGGACACACTCTTTCTGCTGGACAAACTGGTAATGTAATCTTTTTTGCGAACTCACTTGCCCAAGGAAACGTTCGTGGGATGTTAACTCGTGGAACTACATTTTTAGCTTTTTCAATCGGTTTACTAGTGGTAGGACTATTTCATAAATACGTAAAAAACAACTTTTGGCGCGTATTCTGTCTGTTTCCAATTTTGATAATTTGTGCAATCGTCGGTTTCTTGCCGAAAGAATTCCCTAATTATTACATTGTTCCTGCAATTGCATTTTGCATGGCAATTCAAAACGCTTCTTTTAGTAAAATCGAAGGACTCGGCTATAACAATGTTTTTACAACTGGTAATTTAAAGAAGTCAATGGTCGCTTGGTCAGCTTACTTTTTTGGTGAAGATAAAACCAAATACAATGCAGCAGTTAACTATATGTGGCTGGTGATTGCTTTTGCAGTAGGTGCGATTGTTTCAGCTTTACTCCAAAATTATTTCTATTTAAGAACAATCTGGTTTGGAGTTGTAATTTTAGGAATTATAAATATTGTTTATATTTCGCTATTAATGAAAAGGCGCAAATTTAATTTGAATAATAAGGAATGA
- a CDS encoding peptidylprolyl isomerase, with amino-acid sequence MTLPQLDLANVKGPKATLDTNHGKIVIQLFSQQAPKTVENFVELAKKGYYDGTIFHRVISDFMIQGGDPNGDGTGGESIWGGSFEDEFSDELFNIRGALSMANAGPNTNGSQFFIVQNKNMPKRYIREMEPAGYPKEIIKRYKQGGTPWLDQKHTVFGQVIEGMDVVDEIAKVPRNKLNDKPKEDVVIEKVTIED; translated from the coding sequence ATGACCTTACCACAACTAGATTTAGCAAATGTTAAAGGACCTAAAGCAACTTTAGACACAAATCATGGAAAAATTGTCATTCAATTGTTTAGCCAACAAGCACCTAAAACAGTAGAGAACTTTGTAGAACTTGCCAAAAAGGGATATTATGATGGGACTATTTTTCATCGCGTAATCAGTGACTTTATGATTCAAGGTGGAGATCCTAATGGTGATGGAACTGGTGGTGAAAGTATCTGGGGAGGAAGTTTTGAAGATGAGTTTTCTGATGAGCTTTTTAACATCCGTGGAGCACTTTCAATGGCAAATGCAGGCCCTAATACTAATGGTAGCCAATTTTTTATTGTTCAAAACAAAAATATGCCTAAACGTTATATTCGTGAAATGGAACCAGCTGGCTATCCTAAAGAAATTATCAAGCGTTACAAACAAGGTGGTACGCCATGGCTGGACCAAAAGCATACTGTTTTTGGGCAGGTAATTGAAGGAATGGATGTAGTGGATGAAATTGCTAAAGTACCTCGTAATAAATTAAATGATAAGCCTAAAGAAGATGTTGTCATCGAAAAAGTAACAATTGAAGATTAA
- a CDS encoding type II toxin-antitoxin system PemK/MazF family toxin has product MKINDVYTAYISWQDGGKRRPVLIVNVTNTEVRVFKITTKYENKSQSIKNKYYKIQDLSSAGLLKQSYIDTIKTYSLNPEKIKFKKIGKLSTEDILELAKFINR; this is encoded by the coding sequence ATGAAGATTAATGATGTCTATACTGCTTATATTTCTTGGCAAGATGGTGGAAAGCGCCGACCTGTTTTAATTGTTAATGTTACCAATACAGAAGTACGGGTTTTTAAGATTACTACAAAATATGAAAATAAATCCCAATCAATAAAAAATAAGTATTATAAAATACAAGACTTATCTTCTGCAGGATTGCTAAAGCAATCTTACATTGATACAATTAAAACTTATTCTTTGAACCCGGAGAAGATTAAGTTTAAGAAAATTGGAAAACTTAGCACGGAAGATATTCTTGAACTGGCCAAATTTATAAACAGATAA
- a CDS encoding type II toxin-antitoxin system RelB/DinJ family antitoxin: MKTSETKKVQVNVNKEIAEDAENVMSQIGLTPSAVINSLYREIVATGKIPLSFSLTPEQLATMRIKEAAMNLPTQKVETDKELTEFFDED; encoded by the coding sequence ATGAAAACTAGTGAGACAAAAAAAGTTCAAGTAAACGTAAATAAGGAAATTGCTGAAGATGCAGAAAATGTAATGAGTCAAATTGGTCTTACGCCATCTGCAGTGATTAATTCGTTGTATAGGGAGATTGTTGCAACTGGTAAAATACCTTTGAGTTTTTCATTAACTCCAGAACAATTGGCAACTATGAGAATCAAAGAAGCTGCTATGAACCTTCCAACTCAAAAAGTCGAGACAGATAAAGAATTGACGGAGTTCTTTGATGAAGATTAA
- a CDS encoding LysR family transcriptional regulator → MEMRILRYFLKVCEEKNFSRAAEKLLISQPALSKQIKDLENELGVTLFIRSHHQLKLTPEAYFLRQRAQDIINLNDITEQTLKKEKVISGVLRIGAGESLELGNLMKILGELGKNNQDVQIVLEDGNADQIEAKVENGLLDFGIVMGNRNLDNFNNIVLPQKNEFVAYFNKNLKLSEKDIITAKDLIGYPLAISSQSMVNNKFKIWAQENFDKLHFYAFSNLAYNSVLMAYKANTVAITYKDLPAINDKDFIYRPLSPQVFDLNTIIWKKNSQLSALANKFLTEVKRQLIMI, encoded by the coding sequence ATGGAAATGCGAATTTTGCGATATTTTTTAAAAGTATGTGAAGAGAAAAATTTTTCACGCGCAGCTGAGAAACTATTAATCTCTCAACCCGCTCTATCTAAACAGATTAAAGATTTAGAAAATGAATTAGGAGTTACATTATTTATTAGATCTCATCACCAACTTAAGCTGACTCCTGAAGCTTATTTTTTGCGTCAACGAGCTCAAGACATTATTAATCTTAATGATATTACCGAACAAACCTTAAAAAAGGAAAAAGTTATCAGTGGTGTATTAAGAATTGGTGCCGGTGAAAGTCTTGAATTAGGTAATTTGATGAAAATCCTTGGAGAACTTGGAAAAAATAATCAAGATGTTCAAATTGTGTTAGAAGATGGGAATGCAGATCAAATTGAAGCCAAGGTTGAAAATGGATTGTTAGATTTTGGTATTGTAATGGGCAATCGGAATCTAGATAATTTTAATAATATAGTATTACCTCAGAAAAATGAGTTTGTAGCCTATTTTAATAAGAATCTTAAGCTTTCAGAAAAAGATATTATTACTGCTAAAGATTTAATTGGATATCCCTTAGCTATTAGTAGTCAAAGTATGGTTAACAATAAATTTAAGATTTGGGCTCAAGAAAATTTCGATAAATTGCACTTTTATGCCTTTTCAAATTTGGCATATAACTCTGTTTTAATGGCATATAAGGCAAATACTGTCGCAATTACGTATAAGGATTTACCAGCAATTAATGACAAAGATTTTATTTATCGTCCACTTTCTCCTCAAGTTTTTGATTTAAATACCATTATTTGGAAGAAAAACAGTCAATTATCAGCCTTAGCTAATAAATTCTTAACCGAAGTAAAAAGACAGCTTATAATGATATGA